In Oleiharenicola lentus, the following are encoded in one genomic region:
- a CDS encoding alpha/beta hydrolase family protein → MRFPRLFALMWMLPAVWAAAEMIPLEKFTQDTRFSRASLSPDGRYIACLQMLNGDPWLMILDLETKQTARVNPGVTRSGLRKEVASFRWVSDRRISFVTTVWDGQSLTGVSAVDCDGKNWAAFAGPDVDPTDPQPLLATKIIHSFNDAEQNVLMLDQGFFEGSDLVYPDVVRVSTRTAQVRTVVKNPGNVVGWVPDREGVVRLGVTRDGLKHGVIYRENEQAKWRTMPLSDAEAGRISPLGFDYDGKKLIVVANNEQKRRAVYYYDVEAGKLGDVIASHPEFDIIPERGAPGVDGVSLSGPVMSELTESVVGIRYITDGPRLHWFDPGFAALQGGLDRLLPNTVNLIVSRSRDEKRFLVLAFSDRDPGTYYLVDLKSAKPEVSKLTERMPGLPVAAMAPMYPVKYRARDDEAIHGYLTLPPGAGRTNLPVVIMPHGGPFVRDSWQFHPLVQFLANRGYAVFQMNFRGSPGYGTEFYRKGRREIGRGMQDDIEDGTRWLIQQGLADPQRIAIVGGSYGGYAALFALGNSPELYRCGVSINGVTDWTDITKERKGEEYRYAYLFFREWIGDPKLAPEFLAEISPVNFAAKISAPVFIVQGKEDRTVPPKQARKMITALEKAGRPPQELFLANEGHSFKDEKSRTRLYGEIERFLAKHLAPR, encoded by the coding sequence ATGCGTTTCCCCCGTCTGTTTGCGCTCATGTGGATGCTCCCCGCGGTCTGGGCCGCCGCGGAGATGATCCCGCTCGAGAAATTCACCCAGGATACCCGGTTCTCGCGGGCCAGTCTTTCCCCCGACGGGCGCTACATCGCCTGTCTGCAGATGCTGAACGGCGATCCGTGGCTGATGATCCTCGATCTTGAAACCAAGCAGACCGCGCGCGTGAACCCCGGCGTGACCCGCAGCGGCCTGCGCAAGGAGGTCGCCAGCTTCCGCTGGGTCAGCGACCGGCGCATCAGCTTCGTGACGACCGTCTGGGACGGCCAGTCGCTGACCGGAGTCAGCGCCGTGGATTGTGACGGAAAAAACTGGGCGGCGTTTGCCGGCCCCGACGTGGACCCGACCGACCCGCAGCCGCTCCTCGCGACCAAGATCATCCACAGTTTCAACGACGCCGAGCAGAACGTGCTGATGCTCGACCAGGGCTTCTTCGAGGGCAGCGACCTCGTCTATCCCGACGTCGTCCGCGTGAGCACGCGGACGGCCCAGGTGCGCACCGTCGTGAAAAACCCCGGCAACGTGGTCGGTTGGGTGCCGGACCGCGAGGGTGTCGTCCGGCTGGGCGTCACCCGCGACGGCCTGAAACACGGCGTGATCTACCGCGAGAACGAGCAGGCCAAGTGGCGCACGATGCCGCTGAGCGACGCCGAGGCCGGCCGCATCAGCCCGCTCGGTTTCGATTACGACGGCAAGAAGCTCATCGTCGTGGCCAACAACGAACAAAAGCGCCGCGCCGTCTACTACTACGACGTCGAGGCCGGCAAGCTGGGCGATGTGATCGCGAGCCACCCGGAGTTTGACATCATCCCCGAGCGCGGCGCGCCGGGCGTCGATGGGGTCAGCTTGTCCGGTCCCGTGATGTCGGAGCTGACCGAGAGCGTGGTGGGCATCCGCTACATCACCGACGGCCCGCGCCTGCACTGGTTCGACCCGGGATTCGCCGCCTTGCAGGGCGGATTGGACCGGCTGCTGCCCAACACGGTGAACCTCATCGTCAGCCGCTCGCGCGACGAGAAGCGGTTCCTCGTGCTCGCCTTCTCCGATCGCGATCCCGGCACCTACTACCTTGTCGACCTTAAGTCAGCGAAGCCGGAGGTATCCAAGTTGACCGAGCGCATGCCGGGGCTGCCGGTGGCGGCCATGGCCCCCATGTATCCGGTCAAATACCGCGCCCGCGACGACGAGGCCATCCACGGCTACCTCACGCTGCCGCCGGGGGCCGGACGGACGAACCTGCCCGTGGTGATCATGCCGCACGGCGGTCCGTTCGTGCGCGACAGCTGGCAGTTTCACCCGCTGGTGCAGTTCCTCGCCAACCGCGGCTACGCCGTGTTCCAGATGAATTTCCGCGGCTCACCCGGCTACGGCACCGAGTTCTACCGCAAGGGCCGGCGCGAGATCGGCCGCGGCATGCAGGACGACATCGAGGACGGCACGCGCTGGCTCATCCAGCAGGGTCTGGCCGATCCGCAACGCATCGCCATCGTGGGCGGCAGCTACGGCGGCTACGCGGCGCTGTTCGCCCTCGGAAACAGCCCCGAACTCTACCGCTGCGGCGTCTCGATCAACGGCGTCACGGACTGGACCGACATCACCAAGGAAAGAAAGGGCGAGGAATACCGCTACGCCTACCTCTTCTTCCGCGAATGGATCGGCGACCCGAAGCTGGCGCCGGAATTTCTGGCGGAGATCTCGCCGGTGAATTTCGCCGCCAAGATCAGCGCGCCGGTTTTCATCGTGCAGGGCAAGGAGGACCGCACCGTGCCGCCCAAGCAGGCGCGCAAGATGATCACCGCGCTCGAGAAG
- a CDS encoding lipid A deacylase LpxR family protein, with the protein MRFPRVIASLLLSAATVVVAEEAAPVLNIRSSTFTVVTENDKYFAGTDRHYTNGLKLTWLGETNLNESYPFVQTAAKVIPWMDPAHVNWRYKVGFALGQNIYTPTDTDTTALIPDDRPYAGWLYGSIILQAQLENQLRLVELSLGVVGPSALGEQFQNRFHDLINVARANGWANQLRDEPGLRLTWERRYRTWQWQGSSLPELGVDLVLRHRITLGNVYTHAAGGAVVRLGWRLPADFGPDLIRPGGGNTPISGGPKRFGAYVYASSEVRAVARDIFLDGNTWRDSHSVDKRPFVADLSLGLVFQWPSFRFAYTQDYRTKEFYGQPRRDVFGSIGFSFSR; encoded by the coding sequence ATGCGCTTTCCCCGGGTGATCGCCAGTTTGCTTCTCAGTGCCGCGACCGTCGTCGTCGCGGAGGAGGCCGCGCCGGTGCTGAACATCCGGAGCAGCACCTTCACCGTCGTCACGGAGAACGACAAATACTTCGCCGGCACCGACCGCCACTACACCAACGGACTGAAGCTCACCTGGCTCGGGGAGACGAACCTCAACGAGTCCTACCCATTTGTGCAAACCGCGGCGAAGGTCATCCCGTGGATGGACCCCGCGCACGTGAACTGGCGCTACAAGGTCGGCTTTGCCCTCGGCCAGAACATCTACACGCCCACCGACACCGATACCACCGCCCTCATCCCCGACGACCGCCCCTACGCGGGTTGGCTCTACGGCTCGATCATCCTCCAGGCCCAGCTGGAGAACCAGCTCCGCCTCGTTGAGCTTTCGCTCGGTGTGGTCGGACCTTCCGCCCTCGGCGAGCAGTTTCAGAACCGATTTCACGACCTGATCAACGTCGCCCGCGCCAACGGCTGGGCCAACCAGCTGCGCGACGAACCCGGCCTGCGTCTCACCTGGGAACGCCGCTACCGCACCTGGCAATGGCAGGGCTCCAGCTTGCCGGAGCTGGGCGTGGACCTGGTGCTGCGGCACCGCATCACGCTCGGCAACGTTTACACCCACGCCGCCGGCGGTGCCGTCGTGCGGCTCGGCTGGCGCCTGCCCGCCGACTTTGGTCCCGATCTCATCCGCCCCGGCGGCGGCAACACCCCGATTAGCGGCGGCCCGAAACGCTTCGGCGCCTATGTCTATGCGAGCAGCGAGGTGCGGGCCGTCGCCCGCGACATCTTCCTCGACGGCAACACCTGGCGCGACAGCCACTCCGTGGACAAGCGCCCGTTTGTCGCCGACCTGAGTCTCGGGTTGGTCTTCCAGTGGCCGAGCTTCCGCTTCGCCTACACCCAGGATTACCGCACCAAGGAATTTTACGGCCAACCGCGCCGCGATGTGTTTGGCTCCATCGGTTTCTCCTTCTCCCGCTGA